The Bacteroidota bacterium sequence TACTTAAATATAATTGTGCCGGTTCCTTTGGAACAAAGTTATACCTATGAGTGCACTGCAGAGGATTTTTCTAAAACAGGTATAGGAAGCAGGGTTATTGTTCAGTTTGGCAGATCGAAATACTATACGGGGATTGTTGTACATAAACACCATAATACTCCTGAAATACACAAACCAAAATTTATTGAGCAGGTTTTAGATGAAAAACCTATTGTTAATTCTATACAGTTAAAGTTCTGGACATGGATAGCTAAATATTACCTCTCTACTTTAGGTGAAGTATATAGAAATGTAGTGCCTTCTTCATTAAAACTTGAGAGCGAAACTAAAATTTTAAGGAATCCTGATTTTGAGGATGAAAAGGCTGATGAATTACCTGATAATGAATTCCTGATATACGAGGCATTAAATGTTCAAAATGCATTGACAATAAAAGAGGTATCCGAGATTATTTCGAAGAAAAACCCTCTTCCTACTATAAAAAGTCTGATTGAAAAGGGGGTTATTTCACCTTTCGAAGAAATAAAGGAAAGGTATAAGCCTAAGATGTTGAACTATCTTAGACTAACTCCCGAAATGGAAACAGAGTCAAGTTTACAGGAAGTTTTTTCCACATTGGGAAGAGCAAAAAAACAGTATGAACTGCTTTTAAAGTTTTTGAGTGTTAAGGCACAGACACAAAAACCGGTAGCTCTAACAGAATTGTTAAAATCTGTTGATTCTAATCATGCTGTATTAAAAGGTTTGACAGATAAAGGTATTTTGGAAACTTATAGTGCTGAAGTATCAAGGATTGAGAAATCAGGCTCCGATATTCAGGAGCAAAAAGTATTATCCGAAGAGCAGGAAAGGGCTTATAGAGAGATAAAAGAAAAGTTCGAAGATAAAGATGTAGTGTTATTTCAGGGGGTAACATCCAGTGGAAAAACAGAAATTTATGTTAAGCTTATTCAAGAGCAAATAGATAAAGGTAAGCAGGTGTTGTTTCTTGTTCCTGAAATTGCGCTTACAACTCAATTAATTAACAGACTGGTCAAATTTTTTGGGGATAAAGTAGGAGTTTATCATTCGAAATTTAATCCCAACGAAAGGGTAGAAGTTTGGAATACCGTAAATGAGAACATAGGAAAACACCAGATAGTTCTGGGGCCACGATCGGCCTTATTTCTGCCTTTTTCAAATATCGGGTTGATTGTTGTTGACGAAGAACACGAGAGTTCATATAAACAACACGATCCATCACCAAGATATCACGCCAGAGATATGGCTATTATTTTGAGTCATTTTCACGATGCAAAGGTTCTTCTGGGGTCTGCAACTCCTTCATTGGAGTCGGTGTATAATGTTCAGCAAAAGAAATATGCATATGTGGGTTTGAATAAACGCTATGGTGATATTATGATGCCTCATATCGAAATTGCAGATATAAAAGAAGATCACCGTAAAAAAAAGATGAGGAATCATTTCGGAGAGAGGCTTTTTCTGGAGATGGAAGACGTTTTAAGAGCAAAAAAACAAATTATACTTTTTCAGAACCGCCGTGGATACTCTCCTGTTGTGGAGTGTGAAACATGTGGAACCACAGTTGAATGTCCACATTGCGATGTTACACTTACTTTTCACAATCACTCCAATCAGTTGCGTTGTCATTACTGTGGATATTCAATGCCGATGATCAGGAACTGTAAGTCGTGCGGAAGTCCCAGACTTGATACTAAAGGATTAGGAACAGAACAAATAGAGAAAGAGGTAGAGGATCTTTTTCCGGGAGCGCTTGTTGCAAGATTGGATTTAGACACTACTAGAAAGAAATATGCATATCAGGATATAATATATAAATTCGAAAACAAGGAAATTGACATTCTCATCGGTACGCAGATGGTAACCAAGGGACTGGATTTTGATAATGTAGCTTTAGTAGGAATTTTAAATGCCGATAATATGCTTAATTTCCCTGACTTCAGAGCACATGAAAAGGCATACCAGCTCATGGAGCAGGTAGCAGGAA is a genomic window containing:
- the priA gene encoding primosomal protein N', producing MKYYLNIIVPVPLEQSYTYECTAEDFSKTGIGSRVIVQFGRSKYYTGIVVHKHHNTPEIHKPKFIEQVLDEKPIVNSIQLKFWTWIAKYYLSTLGEVYRNVVPSSLKLESETKILRNPDFEDEKADELPDNEFLIYEALNVQNALTIKEVSEIISKKNPLPTIKSLIEKGVISPFEEIKERYKPKMLNYLRLTPEMETESSLQEVFSTLGRAKKQYELLLKFLSVKAQTQKPVALTELLKSVDSNHAVLKGLTDKGILETYSAEVSRIEKSGSDIQEQKVLSEEQERAYREIKEKFEDKDVVLFQGVTSSGKTEIYVKLIQEQIDKGKQVLFLVPEIALTTQLINRLVKFFGDKVGVYHSKFNPNERVEVWNTVNENIGKHQIVLGPRSALFLPFSNIGLIVVDEEHESSYKQHDPSPRYHARDMAIILSHFHDAKVLLGSATPSLESVYNVQQKKYAYVGLNKRYGDIMMPHIEIADIKEDHRKKKMRNHFGERLFLEMEDVLRAKKQIILFQNRRGYSPVVECETCGTTVECPHCDVTLTFHNHSNQLRCHYCGYSMPMIRNCKSCGSPRLDTKGLGTEQIEKEVEDLFPGALVARLDLDTTRKKYAYQDIIYKFENKEIDILIGTQMVTKGLDFDNVALVGILNADNMLNFPDFRAHEKAYQLMEQVAGRSGRKGERGKVIIQTFNPYHQIVQQVSANKFGEMVKEQLNERRIYHYPPYYRLIKLTLKHRDKIKVDNVAQHVAESVRTLKGAIVLGPEYPSIARVRNLYNKNILIKIKNDQDLEPGKKYIKQVFSHFQEIKAYRSVRFVIDVDPV